The following proteins are encoded in a genomic region of Diabrotica virgifera virgifera chromosome 1, PGI_DIABVI_V3a:
- the LOC114328942 gene encoding uncharacterized protein KIAA0930 homolog isoform X2 yields MAFSNSSALKTPTVLEQLLEEINFQRTKEMRQLLKDESGFVMLQGTTYWTDLFVRHFLFQNESTMDCDDLLFFVRKKHVKGSPRYLPKFETEVDVFRKDSRKLPIGDPDIDWEETVYLNLIIHQFEYTLTLAICTRTSPKELQVLKRHSQKVYASPSRRRMDTKGEVEEITYPHICFMVDNFDEVFHDILVRDGEMVCVELLAADRAGTIQGVIFLGSIRYDALKKVYDARQSSLSTKMAQRMTFGLFSSSTAQRCEFVRMKGPQGKGHAEMAVTKPKGSGVETPTSEPGFCATDMWDSDWEEDPEDFYVYRNQRRLSDPSANINNFIRGGWKSKLDVKARSESEGLDALDNGVSEIEAGDLRDELDDGAYNPLWTMRGFTQTFHFWKENKRAQSVPLNAFLTYITLPWWSIAKDILDHREGPILTF; encoded by the exons AGTCTGGATTTGTAATGCTACAAGGTACAACCTATTGGACAGACCTCTTTGTTCGCCATTTTTTATTCCAAAATGAATCGACCATGGACTGTGATGATCTTCTGTTCTTCGTTAGGAAAAAACACGTCAAAGGATCGCCCAGGTATCTGCCAAAGTTCGAG ACCGAAGTTGATGTATTTCGAAAAGACAGCAGAAAACTACCGATTGGAGATCCAGACATCGACTGGGAAGAAACGGTGTATCTGAACCTTATAATTCATCAATTCGAGTATACATTAACGCTAGCCATCTGCACTAGAACCAGTCCCAAAGAGCTCCAAGTGCTGAAGCGGCATTCCCAAAAGGTTTACGCATCTCCCAGTAGAAGAAGGATGGATACCAAAGGAGAAGTGGAGGAGATTACCTATCCGCATATCTGTTTCATG GTGGACAATTTTGATGAAGTGTTCCATGACATACTGGTTCGAGATGGAGAGATGGTTTGTGTTGAACTCTTGGCAGCAGATCGAGCTGGAACCATTCAGGGAGTTATTTTTTTAGGTTCTATTAGATACGATGCCCTCAAAAAAGTATACGATGCCAGG CAATCGAGTCTAAGCACAAAGATGGCCCAAAGGATGACGTTCGGTCTGTTTTCTTCTTCGACGGCACAACGATGCGAATTCGTCCGGATGAAAGGCCCGCAAGGCAaaggccacgccgaaatggcggTTACCAAACCCAAGGGGTCCGGAGTGGAGACCCCCACCTCCGAACCAGGATTCTGCGCTACAGATATGTGGGACTCCGATTGGGAAGAAGACCCCGAAGATTTCTATGTATACCGAAATCAAAGGCGACTCAGCGACCCCAGTGCTAATATCAACAATTTTATCAGAGGAGGATGGAAGTCGAAGTTGGACGTGAAGGCCAGGTCTGAGAGTGAAGGCTTGGATGCCCTCGATAATGGGGTTAGCGAGATCGAAGCTGGGGATCTTAGAGATG AACTAGACGATGGTGCGTACAATCCACTTTGGACCATGCGGGGTTTCACCCAGACCTTCCACTTTTGGAAAGAGAACAAGAGAGCACAATCAGTTCCATTAAACGCATTTCTGACTTACATAACACTGCCTTGGTGGAGCATAGCCAAAG atattcTTGATCATAGAGAGGGGCCTATACTGACCTTCTAG
- the LOC114328942 gene encoding uncharacterized protein LOC114328942 isoform X1 has protein sequence MAFSNSSALKTPTVLEQLLEEINFQRTKEMRQLLKDESGFVMLQGTTYWTDLFVRHFLFQNESTMDCDDLLFFVRKKHVKGSPRYLPKFETEVDVFRKDSRKLPIGDPDIDWEETVYLNLIIHQFEYTLTLAICTRTSPKELQVLKRHSQKVYASPSRRRMDTKGEVEEITYPHICFMVDNFDEVFHDILVRDGEMVCVELLAADRAGTIQGVIFLGSIRYDALKKVYDARQSSLSTKMAQRMTFGLFSSSTAQRCEFVRMKGPQGKGHAEMAVTKPKGSGVETPTSEPGFCATDMWDSDWEEDPEDFYVYRNQRRLSDPSANINNFIRGGWKSKLDVKARSESEGLDALDNGVSEIEAGDLRDETGSASTSNTACCGCFQRRNREALLEMYSMRCSDHKLCAERARLGPIDSDCAFAVRACRANKKRAAENANCAEYELADDAICLDRKTDCILANAKCFDHAKNMYITVSGKEELPCVHYIQDNNLTKDIDKEEIAINKERTVKCNRNVNGNYNHLNSMKSIYSYCTLPKSRRKSEQKMLLKHIIPPKRVTPDGTHIYYWCDLNKKDYELDDGAYNPLWTMRGFTQTFHFWKENKRAQSVPLNAFLTYITLPWWSIAKDILDHREGPILTF, from the exons AGTCTGGATTTGTAATGCTACAAGGTACAACCTATTGGACAGACCTCTTTGTTCGCCATTTTTTATTCCAAAATGAATCGACCATGGACTGTGATGATCTTCTGTTCTTCGTTAGGAAAAAACACGTCAAAGGATCGCCCAGGTATCTGCCAAAGTTCGAG ACCGAAGTTGATGTATTTCGAAAAGACAGCAGAAAACTACCGATTGGAGATCCAGACATCGACTGGGAAGAAACGGTGTATCTGAACCTTATAATTCATCAATTCGAGTATACATTAACGCTAGCCATCTGCACTAGAACCAGTCCCAAAGAGCTCCAAGTGCTGAAGCGGCATTCCCAAAAGGTTTACGCATCTCCCAGTAGAAGAAGGATGGATACCAAAGGAGAAGTGGAGGAGATTACCTATCCGCATATCTGTTTCATG GTGGACAATTTTGATGAAGTGTTCCATGACATACTGGTTCGAGATGGAGAGATGGTTTGTGTTGAACTCTTGGCAGCAGATCGAGCTGGAACCATTCAGGGAGTTATTTTTTTAGGTTCTATTAGATACGATGCCCTCAAAAAAGTATACGATGCCAGG CAATCGAGTCTAAGCACAAAGATGGCCCAAAGGATGACGTTCGGTCTGTTTTCTTCTTCGACGGCACAACGATGCGAATTCGTCCGGATGAAAGGCCCGCAAGGCAaaggccacgccgaaatggcggTTACCAAACCCAAGGGGTCCGGAGTGGAGACCCCCACCTCCGAACCAGGATTCTGCGCTACAGATATGTGGGACTCCGATTGGGAAGAAGACCCCGAAGATTTCTATGTATACCGAAATCAAAGGCGACTCAGCGACCCCAGTGCTAATATCAACAATTTTATCAGAGGAGGATGGAAGTCGAAGTTGGACGTGAAGGCCAGGTCTGAGAGTGAAGGCTTGGATGCCCTCGATAATGGGGTTAGCGAGATCGAAGCTGGGGATCTTAGAGATG AGACTGGTTCTGCTTCGACATCCAATACAGCATGCTGCGGGTGCTTTCAAAGAAGGAACCGGGAAGCTCTGCTCGAAATGTACAGCATGCGCTGTAGCGATCACAAGCTGTGCGCCGAACGAGCTCGCCTCGGACCCATAGACAGCGACTGTGCCTTCGCGGTACGCGCGTGCCGCGCAAACAAGAAGCGCGCAGCCGAAAACGCGAATTGCGCTGAGTACGAGCTCGCAGACGACGCCATTTGCCTCGACAGGAAGACAGACTGCATCCTGGCGAACGCCAAATGCTTCGATCACGCTAAAAACATGTATATAACCGTCAGTGGGAAGGAGGAGTTGCCTTGTGTACATTACATCCAGGACAATAACTTGACTAAGGATATCGATAAGGAAGAGATAGCAATAAATAAGGAACGGACTGTGAAATGTAATAGGAACGTTAATGGGAACTACAATCATTTGAATAGTATGAAGAGCATTTATAGTTACTGTACTCTGCCGAAAAGTCGCAGGAAGAGTGAGCAGAAGATGCTGCTGAAACATATCATACCACCGAAAAGGGTTACGCCAGATGGGACCCATATTTACTATTGGTGCGATCTTAATAAAAAGGATTACG AACTAGACGATGGTGCGTACAATCCACTTTGGACCATGCGGGGTTTCACCCAGACCTTCCACTTTTGGAAAGAGAACAAGAGAGCACAATCAGTTCCATTAAACGCATTTCTGACTTACATAACACTGCCTTGGTGGAGCATAGCCAAAG atattcTTGATCATAGAGAGGGGCCTATACTGACCTTCTAG